The Pseudomonas asiatica genome has a segment encoding these proteins:
- a CDS encoding dipeptide ABC transporter ATP-binding protein, with translation MSDKTLIVEGLNVAFDGASVVRDLSFTLPPGRCLALVGESGSGKSVSARCLVGLAGGRAQVSARRLSFGGHDLLDLSERQWRAVRGKDIGFVLQDALVSLDPLRPVGKEILEVLQTHGYGDRHTRTARVHELLERVGVPDVELRARQRPGQLSGGLRQRALIASALAMDPALVIADEPTTALDATVQAQILEVFQQIKARGASLLIISHDLAVVAQLADEVVVLRHGEVVEQGPMQQVLRQPRHAYTQALLAAVPAEHPRGSRLSPERVGVRSEPRARSHSDVLLEGRGLGKRYLGPDGLVRQVVQGVDFTLRAGRTLGIVGESGSGKTTVARIALGLLQPDEGEVLYRGQPWNRPANAVSEAVRRPLRRDISVIYQDPLGSFDPRWSVAQILDDALQVAGIEAPARPARIAVLLNQVRLPADLGQRRPLQLSGGQRQRVAIARAIASEPKVIICDEPVSALDVSVQAQVLDLLADLQDELGLAYLFISHDLGVIRHVSDDVLVMRHGQVVEQAPVEQLFDNPAHEYTQRLLGAVPRLPGSGAELVVPPLDLEHEAFDLFDETRLWKIAI, from the coding sequence ATGAGCGACAAGACCTTGATCGTCGAAGGGCTGAACGTGGCCTTTGATGGCGCCAGCGTGGTCCGTGATCTGTCCTTCACCTTGCCGCCTGGCCGTTGCCTGGCCTTGGTCGGTGAGTCTGGCTCGGGCAAGAGCGTCAGTGCCCGCTGCCTGGTCGGGCTGGCCGGAGGGCGAGCGCAGGTGAGTGCCCGTCGCTTGAGTTTCGGCGGCCACGACCTGCTCGACCTCAGCGAGCGCCAGTGGCGCGCCGTGCGTGGCAAGGATATCGGCTTCGTGCTGCAGGATGCGCTGGTGTCGCTGGACCCACTGCGGCCGGTGGGCAAGGAAATTCTCGAAGTGCTGCAGACCCACGGATACGGTGACCGCCATACCCGTACTGCGCGCGTGCATGAGTTGCTCGAACGGGTAGGCGTGCCGGATGTCGAACTGCGTGCTCGCCAGCGGCCCGGGCAGTTGTCCGGTGGCCTGCGCCAGCGTGCACTGATTGCCAGTGCCCTGGCCATGGACCCCGCGCTGGTCATCGCCGACGAGCCGACCACCGCGCTGGACGCCACCGTGCAGGCGCAGATTCTTGAAGTGTTCCAGCAGATCAAGGCCCGTGGCGCCTCGCTGCTGATCATCAGCCACGACCTGGCAGTGGTCGCCCAACTGGCCGATGAGGTGGTGGTGCTGCGCCATGGCGAGGTGGTGGAGCAGGGGCCGATGCAGCAGGTGCTGCGCCAGCCGCGTCACGCCTACACCCAGGCCTTGCTGGCGGCAGTACCCGCCGAGCACCCGCGCGGCAGCCGGCTGTCACCCGAGCGGGTTGGCGTGCGCAGTGAGCCGCGGGCACGCTCGCACAGCGACGTTTTGCTCGAAGGCCGTGGCCTGGGCAAGCGCTACCTCGGCCCGGACGGGCTGGTGCGGCAGGTGGTGCAGGGCGTCGACTTCACCCTGCGTGCCGGGCGTACCCTGGGCATTGTCGGCGAGTCCGGCTCGGGCAAGACCACCGTGGCACGCATCGCCCTCGGCCTGCTGCAGCCCGATGAGGGCGAAGTGCTTTATCGCGGGCAACCCTGGAACCGCCCGGCCAACGCCGTGAGCGAGGCAGTGCGCAGGCCGTTGCGGCGCGACATCAGCGTGATCTACCAGGACCCGCTGGGCTCGTTCGACCCGCGCTGGAGCGTGGCGCAGATTCTTGATGACGCCTTGCAGGTAGCCGGTATCGAGGCACCAGCCAGGCCCGCACGTATCGCTGTGCTGCTCAACCAGGTGCGTTTGCCGGCAGATCTCGGCCAGCGCAGGCCGTTGCAACTGTCGGGCGGCCAGCGCCAGCGGGTGGCAATCGCCCGGGCGATCGCCAGCGAACCCAAGGTGATCATCTGCGACGAGCCGGTGTCCGCCCTGGACGTGTCGGTGCAGGCCCAGGTGCTCGACCTGCTGGCCGACCTGCAGGACGAACTGGGCCTGGCCTACCTGTTCATCTCCCACGACCTGGGGGTGATCCGCCATGTCAGCGACGACGTGCTGGTGATGCGCCACGGTCAGGTGGTGGAGCAGGCACCGGTCGAGCAGTTGTTCGATAACCCGGCCCACGAATACACCCAGCGCTTGCTCGGCGCGGTGCCGCGCCTGCCCGGCAGCGGCGCCGAACTGGTGGTGCCGCCGCTGGACCTGGAACACGAAGCCTTCGACCTGTTCGACGAAACCCGCCTGTGGAAGATCGCCATTTGA
- a CDS encoding ABC transporter permease: MTDLTHGQVLAPLRRQRQVKLPPLGASLAILFLFALLLAALAPGLFTRIDPLAIVPREAFQPPSWAHWLGTDQSGRDIFARIIHGARQSLLIGLAATAISMVIAIALGLLGGLGGARVDRAVGWLLEVLFAFPSLVLALLFVAVFGSGVGPLIVATGLGGAPGYARMVRGQVLAVRNAGYIEAARALGHPTSRIVLRQLLPNAMRPLVVTLTMGVGQAIVWASALSFLGLGARPPAPEWGTMLSMGRDFIANAWWLTFFPGLFIVLTTLATTVTGRYIQQRLEGRLP, from the coding sequence ATGACAGACCTGACCCATGGCCAAGTGCTCGCGCCATTGCGCCGGCAGCGCCAAGTGAAACTGCCGCCGCTGGGCGCAAGCCTGGCGATCCTGTTCCTGTTCGCATTGCTTCTGGCCGCGTTGGCGCCGGGGCTGTTCACCCGCATTGATCCACTGGCCATCGTGCCGCGAGAGGCTTTCCAGCCACCCAGCTGGGCGCACTGGCTGGGCACCGACCAGTCGGGCCGCGACATCTTCGCGCGGATCATCCACGGCGCCCGCCAGAGCCTGCTGATCGGCCTTGCGGCTACGGCCATTTCCATGGTCATCGCCATCGCCCTCGGCCTGCTCGGTGGCCTTGGCGGCGCACGCGTGGACCGTGCGGTGGGCTGGTTGCTGGAAGTGCTGTTCGCCTTCCCCAGCCTGGTGCTGGCGCTGCTGTTCGTGGCGGTGTTCGGCAGCGGTGTCGGCCCGTTGATCGTCGCCACCGGGCTGGGCGGTGCGCCGGGGTACGCGCGCATGGTCCGTGGCCAGGTGCTGGCGGTACGCAACGCCGGCTACATCGAAGCGGCGCGGGCGTTGGGGCACCCGACTTCGCGCATCGTGCTGCGCCAATTGCTGCCCAACGCCATGCGCCCATTGGTGGTGACGCTGACCATGGGCGTTGGCCAGGCCATCGTCTGGGCCTCGGCGCTGAGCTTCCTCGGCCTGGGCGCGCGGCCGCCGGCGCCGGAGTGGGGGACCATGTTGTCCATGGGGCGTGACTTCATCGCCAATGCCTGGTGGCTCACCTTCTTCCCTGGCCTGTTCATCGTCCTCACCACCCTGGCGACCACCGTGACTGGCCGCTACATCCAACAACGTCTGGAGGGGCGCCTGCCATGA
- a CDS encoding ABC transporter permease, with translation MTTTTLAVTDPRRERLAALGRRAAIRLAGGVLVLWAVATLTFFALRLMPGDPVLAILGGPSGNPTPEAIEAARVEYGLDKPLAVQYVFYLGRLLQGDLGVSYSQHLPVTRVLAEQGGATLELTIAALLLAWLLVLLLTVVTAGRGRLVGGIASLAETLSAALPHFWLGVVLLAVFAFGLRWFPPAGSDSFASLILPAFSLAIPLAGFIAQVTRESLELTLDQPFVLTARTRGLSDLAVRFRHALRHALLPGVSLSGWAIGALISGAVVCEVIFSRKGVGRQLYQAVQAQDLPLVIGISLVVAAGYVLANILVDLLYQWIDPRQQEAAA, from the coding sequence ATGACTACGACGACACTCGCAGTGACCGACCCGCGTCGCGAACGCCTTGCCGCCCTGGGCCGGCGCGCTGCCATCCGCCTGGCCGGTGGCGTGCTGGTGCTGTGGGCGGTGGCGACCCTGACCTTCTTCGCACTGCGGCTGATGCCGGGTGACCCGGTGCTGGCGATTCTCGGTGGCCCCAGTGGCAACCCGACGCCGGAAGCGATTGAAGCTGCGCGCGTGGAGTACGGCCTCGACAAGCCGTTGGCCGTGCAGTACGTGTTCTACCTCGGGCGCCTGCTGCAAGGTGACTTGGGGGTGTCCTACTCGCAGCACCTGCCGGTCACCCGTGTGCTGGCCGAGCAGGGCGGGGCGACCTTGGAACTGACCATCGCCGCCCTGCTGCTGGCCTGGTTGCTGGTGCTGCTGCTGACAGTGGTCACTGCCGGGCGCGGCAGGCTGGTCGGCGGTATCGCCTCGCTGGCGGAAACCCTCAGCGCGGCGCTGCCGCACTTCTGGCTCGGCGTGGTGCTGCTGGCGGTATTCGCCTTCGGCCTGCGCTGGTTCCCGCCGGCCGGTAGCGACAGCTTTGCCAGCCTGATACTTCCGGCGTTTTCCCTGGCGATTCCGTTGGCCGGTTTCATTGCCCAGGTCACCCGGGAGTCGCTGGAACTGACCCTCGATCAACCCTTCGTGCTCACCGCCCGCACACGTGGCCTCAGTGACCTGGCCGTGCGCTTTCGGCACGCCTTGCGCCATGCCTTGCTGCCAGGTGTGTCGCTGTCGGGCTGGGCCATCGGCGCGCTGATCAGTGGTGCGGTGGTGTGCGAGGTGATCTTTTCCCGCAAGGGGGTGGGCCGCCAGCTGTACCAGGCGGTGCAGGCCCAGGACCTGCCGCTGGTGATCGGCATCAGCCTGGTAGTGGCGGCTGGCTATGTGCTGGCCAACATTCTGGTCGACCTGCTGTACCAGTGGATCGACCCTCGGCAGCAGGAGGCTGCAGCATGA
- a CDS encoding ABC transporter substrate-binding protein: protein MNTPILPLIPLCTVLALLGCKPNEQHTAQSTQPQQGGTLVYATDREPTCLDPHVAGDMPQVFIAQQYLDSLVSMDSNGQIGPWLATSWEVSPDGLRYTFHLRRDVQFTDGTPFNAEAVKANLDHMANPKTQSSTAGGYIRQYRGTKVLDTYTAEVTLATPYAAFLEVLAQGFLGIQSPTALQRSRDQNCESPVGSGPFKVVRWDRQNQVELVRNPAYNWAPPTARHQGPAYLERIVWKFIQEPSVRFASLQAGEVDVIEALPPESHEAARRNPDVELIIAQRPGNPTNGTFNLRRAPFDDIRVREAFVRSADVEGALKSVYFGEFPRAGGPLSLATPFYSGDFERSQDYDPARAARLLDEAGWTGRDSEGYRTRNGQRLRAVVLIGARTPPSELTLWEQVQATTRQAGLELVLDQMSDAQVTARQAAWDYDIRTGYWNTNTPDVLRIIFTTAFVQPAGVGGYHQNSSGYADPGYDALLDSALATQDADLRRQRYFQAQQQAAAQYLQLTTYPQSTRLGIYKSAHGVRLEPSLAVTYLYDAWVNK from the coding sequence TTGAACACACCCATCCTCCCCCTGATCCCGCTCTGCACCGTACTGGCCTTGCTCGGCTGCAAGCCGAACGAGCAGCACACGGCGCAAAGTACCCAGCCGCAGCAGGGCGGCACTTTGGTCTATGCCACCGACCGCGAGCCCACCTGCCTGGACCCGCATGTGGCCGGCGACATGCCGCAGGTTTTCATTGCCCAGCAGTACCTCGATTCGCTGGTGTCGATGGACAGCAACGGCCAGATCGGCCCCTGGCTGGCGACAAGCTGGGAGGTTTCGCCAGATGGCCTGCGCTACACCTTCCACCTGCGCCGCGACGTGCAATTTACCGACGGCACACCGTTCAATGCCGAAGCGGTCAAGGCCAACCTCGACCATATGGCCAACCCCAAGACCCAATCCAGTACCGCCGGTGGCTACATCCGCCAGTACCGCGGCACCAAGGTGCTCGACACCTACACGGCCGAAGTCACTCTGGCGACGCCCTATGCGGCTTTCCTCGAAGTGTTGGCCCAGGGCTTTCTCGGCATCCAGTCGCCCACCGCATTGCAACGCAGCCGTGACCAGAACTGCGAAAGCCCGGTTGGCAGCGGGCCGTTCAAGGTGGTGCGCTGGGACCGGCAGAATCAGGTGGAGCTGGTGCGCAACCCGGCCTACAACTGGGCGCCACCTACCGCACGCCACCAAGGCCCGGCGTACCTGGAACGCATCGTCTGGAAGTTCATCCAGGAACCGTCGGTGCGCTTCGCCTCGCTGCAGGCCGGTGAGGTCGATGTGATCGAAGCATTGCCACCAGAGTCGCACGAAGCAGCACGGCGCAACCCGGACGTGGAACTGATCATCGCCCAGCGCCCGGGCAACCCCACCAATGGCACCTTCAACCTGCGCCGCGCACCGTTCGACGACATCCGTGTACGCGAGGCCTTCGTTCGCAGCGCCGATGTCGAGGGTGCACTGAAAAGTGTGTACTTCGGCGAGTTCCCCCGCGCCGGTGGGCCGCTGAGCTTGGCCACGCCGTTCTACAGCGGTGACTTCGAGCGCAGCCAGGACTATGACCCTGCCCGCGCCGCCAGGCTGCTCGACGAGGCTGGCTGGACCGGCCGCGACAGCGAAGGCTACCGCACCAGGAACGGCCAGCGGCTGCGCGCCGTCGTGCTGATCGGCGCGCGCACGCCGCCGTCGGAACTGACCCTGTGGGAGCAGGTACAGGCCACTACCCGGCAGGCCGGCCTGGAACTGGTGCTGGACCAGATGAGCGATGCCCAGGTCACCGCCCGCCAGGCCGCCTGGGACTATGACATCCGCACCGGCTACTGGAACACCAACACCCCTGACGTGCTGCGCATCATCTTCACCACCGCGTTCGTGCAGCCAGCCGGGGTTGGCGGCTATCACCAGAACTCCTCCGGCTACGCCGACCCGGGCTACGACGCACTGCTCGACAGTGCCCTGGCCACCCAGGACGCGGACCTGCGCCGCCAGCGCTACTTCCAGGCACAGCAACAGGCCGCCGCGCAGTACCTGCAACTCACCACGTACCCACAAAGCACGCGCCTGGGTATCTACAAGAGCGCCCATGGCGTGCGACTGGAACCTTCGCTGGCGGTGACCTACCTCTACGACGCATGGGTGAACAAATGA
- a CDS encoding ABC transporter ATP-binding protein, which yields MTSTRRLPDGWDIRHLPDTPQAFLRAFILRHPVAYSGMLALQTFAMVCAVLVPWQLGQITRLVSQGLDASQVVTALRWPLAGFALMLVLEMVSTRAASGLHIYTVPRQRRAVTQALFAYLQRHSHRYITSEFAGALAHRISEVSIGTTQTLAILIFDLIPLLVTLALAVILLATANAWLAAFMGLWAVGFLILCWFLARRSHPLARDFAAARSVSTGKVVDAVTNLTNIRLFARHPYEHGYLGKFLDHEVVAADRSLGYMEKIRWLQNSCGVLLKLGILLLALWLWQRGSIDIATFVTATSLSLMIITDVAGLSRRLLEFFEAMGNIANGVRTLVRPHEVRDTAGATSLKVERGEVHFADVTFGYHPGRPIFQHLNLHIPAGQRVGLVGASGSGKSTLLGLLLRLYDVDEGQVLIDGQDVRTVTQHSLHQQVGLIPQEPGLFHRSIRENIHYGCLEAGDDALAAAIDRAGARDFIEAMEQGFESLVGERGVKLSGGQRQRIAIARVLLKNAPILVMDEATSSLDSITERYIQDKLDEIMDDKTVIVVAHRLSTVAHLDRIVVFEDGRIVEDGSHAQLLARRGYYHRLWSRQGEAA from the coding sequence GTGACATCTACCCGCCGCCTGCCCGATGGTTGGGACATCCGTCACCTGCCAGACACCCCGCAGGCCTTCCTTCGCGCATTCATCCTGCGCCACCCGGTGGCCTACTCCGGCATGCTCGCCTTGCAGACCTTCGCCATGGTCTGCGCCGTGCTGGTCCCTTGGCAACTTGGCCAGATCACCCGTCTGGTCAGCCAGGGCCTGGACGCGAGCCAGGTCGTCACGGCATTGCGCTGGCCGCTGGCGGGTTTTGCCTTGATGCTGGTGCTCGAGATGGTCAGCACGCGTGCCGCCAGTGGCTTGCATATCTACACCGTGCCCCGTCAGCGGCGCGCGGTGACCCAGGCCTTGTTCGCCTACCTGCAACGCCATTCGCATCGCTACATCACCAGCGAGTTCGCCGGGGCATTGGCGCACCGTATCAGCGAGGTCTCGATCGGCACTACGCAGACCCTGGCGATCCTGATCTTCGATCTCATCCCGCTGCTTGTGACCCTGGCCCTGGCAGTCATCCTGCTGGCCACCGCAAACGCTTGGCTGGCGGCATTCATGGGCCTGTGGGCGGTCGGTTTTCTCATCCTGTGCTGGTTCCTGGCCAGGCGCAGCCACCCGCTGGCCCGCGACTTTGCCGCAGCGCGCAGCGTCAGCACCGGCAAGGTGGTGGACGCGGTGACCAACCTCACCAATATCCGGCTGTTCGCCCGCCACCCCTACGAGCATGGCTACCTGGGCAAGTTCCTCGACCACGAGGTGGTAGCGGCAGACCGATCGCTCGGTTACATGGAGAAGATTCGCTGGTTGCAGAACAGCTGCGGGGTGCTGCTCAAGCTTGGCATCCTGCTGCTGGCGCTGTGGTTGTGGCAGCGCGGCAGCATCGACATCGCCACCTTCGTTACCGCTACCAGCCTGTCGCTGATGATCATCACGGATGTGGCCGGGCTGTCGCGGCGCTTGCTGGAGTTCTTCGAGGCCATGGGCAATATCGCCAATGGCGTGCGCACCCTGGTGCGGCCACACGAGGTACGCGACACGGCCGGCGCAACGTCGTTGAAAGTGGAGCGGGGCGAGGTGCATTTTGCCGACGTGACCTTTGGCTATCACCCCGGGCGGCCGATCTTTCAGCACCTGAACCTGCATATTCCGGCGGGCCAACGGGTCGGCCTGGTGGGGGCGTCCGGCTCGGGCAAATCGACCTTGCTCGGGTTGTTGCTACGGTTGTACGACGTGGATGAGGGCCAGGTGCTGATCGACGGGCAGGACGTGCGCACGGTGACCCAGCATTCGCTGCACCAGCAGGTCGGGCTGATTCCGCAGGAGCCGGGGCTGTTCCACCGCAGCATTCGCGAGAACATCCACTATGGCTGCCTGGAAGCTGGCGACGATGCGTTGGCCGCTGCCATCGACCGGGCCGGTGCCCGGGATTTCATCGAAGCCATGGAGCAGGGCTTCGAATCGCTGGTGGGCGAGCGTGGTGTGAAGCTGTCCGGCGGGCAGCGTCAGCGTATCGCCATCGCCCGGGTGCTGTTGAAGAACGCGCCGATCCTGGTGATGGACGAAGCCACGTCAAGCCTCGACTCGATCACCGAGCGCTATATCCAGGACAAGCTCGACGAGATCATGGACGACAAGACGGTGATCGTGGTGGCACACCGGCTGTCGACCGTGGCGCACCTTGACCGGATCGTGGTGTTCGAGGACGGGCGCATTGTCGAGGATGGCAGCCATGCGCAGCTGCTGGCGCGGCGGGGGTATTACCATCGGCTGTGGAGCCGGCAAGGGGAGGCGGCCTGA
- a CDS encoding dipeptide ABC transporter ATP-binding protein — MNIFEKNQAPLVDICGLHVSFNGVPVVHGVDLQLRAGQCLALVGESGSGKSVTARTLVGLTGAGAHVQAQRLAFAGQDLRQFDERAWQRLRGEHIGFVMQDALGSLDPLRRVGAEIEEPLLLHTDLAAEQRRLRVLELLRQVGVPEPEVRARQYPWQLSGGLRQRALIASAIACQPRLLIADEPTTALDATVQAQILDLLEHLRERDNSLLMVSHDLAVVARLADWVAVMRHGVVVEQGSVEQILQDPQDPYTQRLLSAARAVHFKRPAAPALALVEDGVDEQPVVLEARGLSKAFVGPDGRLRQVLDDVSLQLRAGQTLGVVGESGSGKSTLGRILLGLERPEQGSLQLAGQDWLALSAAQQRQARQGIQVVFQDPQASFDPRYTVLRVLAEALAHAGVPRALQRTEAAALLERVQLPVGLLDRRPLELSGGQRQRIAIARALAMKPRVLVLDEPVSALDVSVQARILALLAELKAELNLACLFISHDLGVVEQVSDHVLVMQGGRVVEQGAAAQVLGQPRQAYTRALLDAVPHLPAARPSWFSRIAV; from the coding sequence ATGAACATCTTCGAGAAGAACCAGGCACCGCTGGTGGACATCTGCGGCCTGCACGTGAGCTTCAATGGTGTGCCAGTGGTGCACGGCGTCGACCTGCAGTTGCGCGCAGGGCAGTGCCTGGCACTGGTGGGCGAATCGGGCTCGGGCAAGAGCGTCACGGCGCGTACCCTGGTCGGCCTGACCGGGGCCGGTGCCCATGTGCAGGCGCAGCGCCTGGCCTTTGCCGGGCAGGACCTGCGCCAGTTCGATGAGCGCGCGTGGCAGCGCTTGCGTGGCGAGCACATCGGCTTTGTCATGCAGGATGCGCTGGGTTCGCTCGACCCACTGCGACGCGTGGGTGCAGAGATCGAAGAGCCATTGCTGTTGCACACCGACCTGGCCGCGGAGCAGCGCCGTCTGCGGGTACTTGAGCTGTTGCGCCAGGTCGGGGTGCCTGAACCCGAAGTCCGTGCCCGGCAATACCCGTGGCAGCTTTCCGGAGGCCTCAGGCAGCGCGCCCTGATCGCCTCGGCCATCGCCTGTCAGCCACGCCTGTTGATCGCTGACGAGCCCACCACCGCGCTGGACGCGACCGTGCAGGCACAGATTCTCGACCTGCTGGAGCACCTGCGCGAGCGCGACAACAGCCTGTTGATGGTCAGCCATGACCTGGCCGTGGTCGCGCGCCTGGCCGACTGGGTGGCGGTGATGCGCCATGGGGTGGTAGTGGAGCAGGGCAGTGTCGAACAGATCCTGCAGGACCCGCAGGACCCCTACACCCAGCGCCTGCTGAGCGCGGCTCGGGCGGTACATTTCAAACGTCCGGCGGCGCCGGCCCTGGCGCTGGTGGAGGATGGCGTGGACGAACAACCCGTGGTGCTGGAGGCGCGCGGCCTGAGCAAGGCCTTTGTCGGGCCGGACGGCCGGCTGCGTCAGGTGCTGGACGATGTGTCGCTGCAGTTGCGCGCCGGGCAAACCCTTGGCGTGGTGGGCGAGTCCGGTTCCGGCAAGAGCACGCTGGGGCGCATCCTGCTGGGGCTGGAGCGGCCGGAGCAAGGCAGCCTGCAACTGGCCGGGCAGGATTGGCTTGCGTTGTCTGCCGCGCAGCAGCGCCAGGCACGGCAGGGGATCCAGGTGGTGTTCCAGGACCCGCAGGCCTCGTTCGACCCACGCTACACCGTGCTGCGGGTATTGGCCGAGGCGCTGGCGCATGCGGGTGTACCGCGTGCGTTGCAGCGCACCGAGGCGGCGGCGTTGCTGGAGCGGGTGCAGTTGCCGGTGGGGTTGCTCGACCGCCGCCCGCTGGAGTTGTCGGGCGGGCAGCGGCAGCGCATCGCGATTGCCCGGGCGCTGGCCATGAAGCCAAGGGTGCTGGTGCTGGACGAACCGGTCTCGGCGCTGGATGTGTCGGTGCAGGCGCGAATCCTGGCATTGCTGGCCGAACTCAAGGCGGAGCTGAACCTGGCTTGCCTGTTCATCTCCCACGACCTTGGGGTGGTGGAGCAGGTCAGTGACCACGTGTTGGTGATGCAAGGGGGAAGGGTGGTGGAGCAAGGGGCGGCAGCCCAGGTGCTCGGCCAGCCGCGTCAGGCCTATACCCGCGCCTTGCTCGACGCCGTGCCTCATCTTCCGGCGGCGCGGCCAAGCTGGTTCAGTCGCATCGCCGTGTAG
- a CDS encoding ABC transporter permease: protein MNAIVSIPNTVTSSWQVRPGLALAWITLGLILLAVTFPDWLSPTDPLAADARLAYHPPSPAFWLGSDENGRDVLSRLIHGARPSLFIGLAATLVGLGLGTLLGLLAGLAPAWLDNLLMRAVDVLLAFPDLLLALVIITLFGQGTSNLILAVGIASVPRYARLVRAQTLTIRRASFVEAAVTLGRRPLAVVFWHVLPNAVQPVLILACIGLGGAITAAAALSFLGFGAPPPAPEWGAMMAVARNFMANAPWLMAWPALAITLTVISITVIGRDWLRRSEGRRA, encoded by the coding sequence ATGAACGCGATCGTATCCATACCAAACACAGTGACCAGCAGCTGGCAGGTTCGCCCTGGCCTGGCGCTGGCCTGGATCACATTGGGCCTGATACTGCTGGCAGTAACCTTCCCCGACTGGCTCTCGCCAACCGACCCGTTGGCCGCCGACGCCCGCCTGGCTTACCACCCGCCAAGCCCCGCCTTCTGGCTGGGGAGTGACGAGAACGGCCGTGACGTCCTCAGCCGCCTGATCCATGGCGCCCGCCCATCGCTCTTCATCGGCCTGGCCGCCACCCTGGTCGGGCTTGGCCTGGGCACGCTGCTCGGCTTGCTCGCCGGCCTGGCTCCAGCCTGGCTGGACAACCTGCTGATGCGCGCCGTCGATGTGCTGCTGGCCTTCCCGGACCTGCTACTGGCGCTGGTCATCATCACCCTGTTCGGCCAAGGCACCAGCAACCTGATCCTTGCCGTCGGCATCGCCTCAGTGCCGCGCTATGCGCGCCTGGTACGCGCCCAGACCCTGACCATCCGGCGTGCCAGCTTCGTCGAAGCAGCCGTCACGCTGGGCCGCAGGCCCTTGGCGGTGGTGTTCTGGCATGTGCTGCCCAACGCAGTCCAACCCGTGCTGATCCTGGCCTGCATCGGCCTGGGTGGCGCCATCACCGCCGCCGCTGCGCTGAGCTTCCTCGGCTTCGGCGCACCGCCGCCCGCGCCGGAGTGGGGCGCGATGATGGCAGTGGCGCGCAACTTCATGGCCAACGCGCCCTGGCTGATGGCCTGGCCTGCGCTGGCGATCACCCTGACCGTCATTTCCATCACCGTCATCGGCCGAGACTGGCTGCGCCGTAGCGAGGGCAGACGCGCATGA
- a CDS encoding NADP(H)-dependent aldo-keto reductase, protein MRYRPLGHTNLQVSLLSLGTMTWGHQNSEQDAHQQLDAALAAGINFIDTAEMYPTPTRAETWTTTERYIGTWLAARGNRDKVLLASKIAGPARDPGGQVHIRDGLSHHDRKNIVAALEGSLRRLHTDYLDLYQLHWPDRTSNFFGIREYPYVDDHPQTAAIEETLAVLDEQVKAGKVRHIGVSNETPWGVAQFLRHSEDKGLARIASIQNPYSLLNRLYENGLSEFSHREGISLLAYSPLAFGALTGKYLNGARPEGSRLSSVYRTFNRYGSEEANDAIASYVRIAREHGLTPAQLALAFVIRQPFVASAITGQTTLLQLQENLSALDVQLSDEVLAEIQAVHRRIPNPAP, encoded by the coding sequence ATGCGCTACCGCCCACTCGGCCACACCAACCTGCAAGTCAGCCTGCTCAGCCTCGGCACCATGACCTGGGGGCACCAGAACAGCGAACAGGATGCTCACCAGCAACTGGACGCTGCCCTTGCTGCAGGCATCAACTTCATCGACACCGCCGAGATGTACCCCACACCTACCCGCGCTGAAACCTGGACCACCACCGAGCGCTACATCGGCACCTGGCTCGCGGCCCGCGGCAACCGCGACAAGGTCCTGTTGGCCAGCAAGATCGCCGGCCCGGCCCGTGACCCAGGCGGCCAGGTGCACATCCGCGATGGCCTGTCGCACCACGACCGCAAGAACATCGTCGCGGCCCTGGAGGGCAGCCTGCGCCGCCTGCACACCGACTACCTGGACCTCTACCAACTGCACTGGCCCGACCGCACCAGCAACTTCTTCGGCATCCGTGAATACCCCTACGTCGATGACCATCCGCAGACGGCAGCCATCGAAGAAACCCTTGCGGTGCTGGACGAACAGGTAAAGGCCGGCAAGGTGCGCCATATCGGTGTCTCCAACGAAACACCGTGGGGTGTGGCGCAGTTTCTGCGGCACAGCGAGGACAAGGGCCTGGCGCGCATTGCCAGCATCCAGAACCCGTACAGCCTGCTCAATCGCTTGTACGAGAATGGCCTGTCGGAGTTCAGCCATCGCGAAGGGATCAGCCTGTTGGCCTATTCGCCGCTGGCGTTCGGGGCGTTGACCGGCAAGTACCTGAACGGGGCAAGGCCGGAGGGTTCGCGATTGTCGTCGGTGTATCGCACGTTCAATCGCTACGGCAGCGAGGAGGCCAACGACGCGATTGCCAGCTACGTGCGGATTGCGCGGGAGCATGGGCTGACACCGGCGCAACTGGCCCTGGCTTTCGTCATACGCCAGCCGTTCGTGGCCAGTGCCATTACCGGGCAGACCACCTTGCTGCAGCTGCAGGAAAACCTGAGTGCACTGGATGTGCAACTGAGCGATGAAGTACTGGCCGAGATCCAGGCCGTGCACCGCCGTATTCCCAACCCGGCACCGTAG